A section of the Carassius auratus strain Wakin unplaced genomic scaffold, ASM336829v1 scaf_tig00008058, whole genome shotgun sequence genome encodes:
- the LOC113071753 gene encoding pleckstrin homology domain-containing family A member 2-like, translating into MPYLDRQNRTCGFLDIEENENSDKFYRRYFILDTHENFLLWYMDNPQNLPPGTVSVGSLRLSYISKVNEASVKQKPKAEFCFVINALSRRYFLQANDAMDLKEWVIALNNATKITVPKASPVAQSSDATNVSNPSQSTSRQAYKTEIVGGVVVHTPVQQSENEDVFTSELGSHISLRRSQSVHPNIVRSGYCVKQGNVRKSWKRRFFILDDQTVSYYKSEMDKEPLRSIRLRDVLKVNECLVKSGDLLSRDNLFEIITSTRTFYIQTDTPEDMKGWIKDIASKIQDFRGPSKLRCSGKVFSVQRKPQLVKSCSTADSWQPWTPVPNQEKHLKEEGQREGSYSSLPSLLHFQSTTQQTRQRHHSQPQLPPSVTDFPDSLDHLRSTDV; encoded by the exons ATGCCTTACCTGGACAGACAAAATCGGACCTGTGGATTCCTGGATATTGAGGAAAATGAGAACAGTGATAAGTTTTACCGGCGTTATTTTATCTTGGATACTCATGAGAATTTTCTCCTATGGTATATGGACAATCCACAG AACTTGCCTCCGGGAACAGTGTCTGTTGGGAGTTTGCGACTAAGTTACATTTCAAAG GTTAATGAAGCATCAGTAAAGCAGAAACCAAAAGCAGAATTTTGCTTTG TAATAAATGCATTGTCCAGACGGTACTTTCTGCAGGCCAATGATGCTATGGACTTGAAGGAATGGGTCATTGCTCTGAATAATGCCACCAAAATTACA GTTCCAAAAGCCTCACCAGTGGCCCAAAGCTCTGATGCCACAAATGTTTCAAATCCAAGTCAGTCAACATCTCGACAGGCGTATAAAACAGAAATTGTGGGAGGTGTGGTTGTGCACACACCAGTCCAGCAG AGTGAAAATGAGGACGTCTTCACTAGTGAACTAGGATCACACATCTCTTTAAGGAGAAGCCAGAGTGTGCATCCAAATATCGTGAGGTCTGGCTACTGTGTCAAGCAAGGAAATGTG AGGAAAAGCTGGAAGAGGAGGTTTTTTATCCTAGATGATCAAACCGTGAGCTACTATAAATCTGAAATG GATAAGGAACCACTGAGAAGTATTAGATTGCGGGATGTGCTAAAAGTTAACGAGTGTCTTGTGAAATCAGG GGATCTGTTGTCTCGTGATAATCTTTTTGAAATCATCACCAGTACCAGAACCTTCTACATCCAG acagacACCCCAGAAGACATGAAGGGCTGGATCAAGGATATTGCTTCAAAAATTCAAGACTTTCGAGGGCCATCTAAG TTGCGCTGTTCCGGCAAAGTCTTTTCTGTGCAGAGGAAGCCTCAGCTTGTGAAGTCCTGCTCCACTGCAGATTCGTGGCAGCCGTGGACCCCGGTACCCAATCAGGAGAAGCATTTGAAGGAAGAGGGTCAAAGAGAAGGGTCATACAGCTCTCTTCCCTCACTCTTACACTTTCAGTCAACGACTCAACAAACTCGACAACGGCACCATTCCCAGCCTCAACTCCCTCCCAGCGTCACAGACTTTCCTGACAGTCTTGACCATCTCCGCTCCACTGATGTTTAG